Part of the Ignavibacterium album JCM 16511 genome, AACAGATTACTTGAGGAGCGAATAATTTATGGAATGTATCCGGAAATAATTTCTAAACCTGATGAAAAGAAAACTCTAATTAAAGAGATAACCAGAAGTTATTTATTCAAAGATATTTTAAGTTTTGAAGGAATAAGAAAACCGGAACAAATTGAAAAGTTACTGATGATTCTTGCTGCTCAAATTGGTAATGAAGTTTCTTATAATGAACTGGCTAACACACTTAATATTGATAAAGATACTGTGAGTAAATACATTGATATTCTTGAAAAGGCATTTATAATTTTTCGATTAAATCCGTTTAGCCGAAATCTCAGGACCGAAATTTCAAAAATGCGTAAGATTTATTTCTATGATACAGGAATAAGGAATGCTTTGATATCTAATTTTAATTTGCTTGATAGAAGAACAGATAAAGGTGTGCTCTGGGAAAACTTTCTTATAAGTGAAAGAACAAAGTTTAATCTGATAAGTGATAATGATGTGAAAACTTATTTCTGGCGTACCTCACAACAACAGGAAATTGATTACATTGAAGAAGTGAATGGTAAACTTTTCGCTTATGAGTTTACTTTCAGTGATAAACAGAAAAAAACTATTTCAAAAACTTTCTCAAAAAATTATAAGCCCGAAAAAGAAATGATCGTTAATAAAAATAATTATTCTGAATTTCTTGAGCTCTTATAAAATTGTAATGAGTTAATATTTAATTCCAAAATCATGCAAGAGAAAATTCACTTAGTTTATATGACAATAAAAAACAATTCAACATCCCGGATTAATGTTTTGATAAAATAAAGCTATATCATGCCAAAGTGGTTAAAAATTATAACCGGAATATTTTCCTCGCTTGTGTTAATCGCAATCTTTGCAGGAATATTTTTCTACAATATGCTTTCCTCATCTCTTCCAAAGTATGAAGGAACAATTCAGAGTAATAAACTGATTTCAGATATTGAAATTTACAGAGACAGTTTTGCTATTCCTTATATCATTGCAGATACTGATGAAGATGTAGCTTTTGCGTTAGGATATCTTCACGCAGAGGAAAGATTATTTATAATGGATTTGATTCGTCGTGCGGGTGAAGGAAGATTAGCTGAAATTCTTGGTGAAAAAGCTCTGCCTTTTGATAAAATGTTTCGAACAGTTGGAATAAAAAGAACTATTCTTGAAAACTATGATAATTATGATCCTCAGGTTAAGAAAATTCTTGAAGCTTATTCAAACGGAGTAAATCTATATATTGAGCAAAATAGAGGAAGATATCCTGTTGAGTTTGATGTTCTCGGCTATCAACCTGAAAAATGGAAACCGCTTCACAGTTTAATTGTAATAAGAATGATGGCTTGGGAACTGAATCTTAGCTGGTGGGTTGATTTTACTTACGCTGAACTTATTGAAAAGTTCGGTAAAGATAAACTGCTTGAAATTCTTCCCGACATAAGTGAAGTTAATCTTCAGAAAATTCCGTCATCAAAATGGATTGCTTCATTAGCCAAAGATTTTGTTCAAACTAATCTGGCTTTCAGAAATCTGATTGGATGGCAAGGTTCACAGGTTGGTTCGAATAACTGGGTAGTCAATTCAAGCAAATCGCATTCAGGCAAACCAATAATTGCAAACGATCCACATCTTGCATTCAGCGCACCGGGTAAATGGTATGCTGTAGTAATAAATAGCAAACAATGGAAAGCTGCCGGCGTAACATTACCAGGAGTGCCCGGAATCGTAATCGGCAAAAATGAAAACATTAGCTGGGCTCTGACCAATCTTATGAATGATGATGCTGATTATTATTATGAAAAACTTGATTCAACTCGACAATATTATTTTCTTGACGGAAGATGGCAGCCGTTTGAGATAATCAAAGACACAATTAAAATTAAAAATCAGAAAACTGAAATATTTGAAATCAGGAAAACTCACAGAGGACCACTTATATCAGAAATTCATCCATTTTCATTTATCTATAATGAAAGTGATAAAAAATATTCTGCAATTAGTATGAAATGGCTTGGAAATCTGTTCAGCGATGAAATGCTTGCTTTCCTTAAAATTAATAAAGCCAGAGACTTTAACGAATTCAGAGAGGCAGTCGGTTACTTTGCACTTCCGGGACAAAATTTTTTGTATGCAGATATAGAAGGAAACATTGGCTATTTAATGGGCGCAAAGATTCCCGTTAGATCCCAATCGGCATCAACAATAATTAGTGACGGAACTACATCTGTAAATGATTGGAAAGGTTTTGTTTCGAAAGATGAAATGGAAGTTGTGTTTAATCCTTCGGAAAACTTTTTTGCTACTGCAAATAATAATCTGTTCCCGAATTTCAAATATCATCTTTCGAATTTATGGGAACCTTCATCTAGAATTGACAGAATAAATTTTCTTCTCAGGCAAAAAGAAGAACACTCTGTTAAAGATTTTCAGAATTATCAGATGGATCAAACATCGGAATATGCAAAGCAGGTTGTTCCATATATTCTTAGTGCTTTCAAAGATGTAAAAGTTAAAGATAAAAATCTTTATGAGTCTCTTGAGTTACTTGAAAATTGGGATTTTGAAATGAGCCCTTTCAATCAGGTTACAAGCATCTACCAGGTATTTCTTAAATATCTTTTACGAAATATTTATCTCGATGAAATGGGAGAAGATTTGTTCAACAAATTTTTATTTATCGCAAATGTACCTTATCGAAGTTTGTTAAAAGTACTTCAATCAGATGCAACCTGGTTTGATAATATTACTACAACTCAGATAGAGAACAAAAATTTTATCATAAGAAAATCTTTATCAGATGCCCTGACATTTCTTGAAAAAAATTATGGAAAAGATTTGAGTAGCTGGCAATGGGGCAGAATTCATAGAGTCACTTTTAAACATCCATTCAGTGGTGTATTTAACCCGCTTGACAGATTTATCAATATTGGTCCATATGAAATTGGTGGTGATGGTACAACAATTTTTAATACTGAATATCCATTTGCAAAAAGTATTGATGAGTTTTCGGCTTTCAGACACGAAGAATTTGAAAATGTTTTGGGTCCATCGATGAGATTAATTTTCGACTTTGCAAAACCTGATGAATTATATCTTATACTTACTACAGGTCAGTCAGGTAATTTATTTAGTAAGCATTATTCTGATATGAGTGATAAATGGCTCGAAGGAAAATTTCTGAAAATCCTGACCGATAAGAATTCAATAAGAAGCAATGATAAAAAACTGTTAAGAATAATCAGAGCAAATTAAATCAATGTGAAGTTTACTTTAGTTTATATTAAATTTGCCCGTCGTTAAAAAACAATTAAGTGTATGAAAGTAATAGAACATTTATCCAATGCAAGAAATCCATTAATAAGTTTTGAAATAATTCCGCCTAAAAGAGGAGGAGATATTAGCAGTATTCTTTCTCTGCTTGATGATCTTGTTAAGTATCATCCTCCGTTTATTGATATTACAAGCCACGCTGCAGAAGTTTACTACGATGAAACTCCACAAGGAATTAAAAAAATAATCAAGAGAAAAAGACCCGGAACACTTGGTATCTGTGCATTGATTCAGAATAAGTATAACATTGATGCCGTTCCTCATGTACTTACGAAAGGATTTACAAGAGAAGAAACGGAAGATTTTCTAATAGAATTGAATTATCTTGGTATTCAGAATGTACTTGCAATAAGAGGAGATGACAGCGGATATAATAAACCAATTCCACAAGGACGAAGTGCAAATCAATATGCAGTTGATCTTGTAAAACAGATTATGGATATGAATCGCGGGAAGTATCTTGAAGATAGTTTGCTCGATGCAAAGGCGACTAACTTTTGTGTTGGAGTAAGTGGTTATCCTGAAAAACATTTTGAAGCTCCTAATCTCAAATCAGATATTAAGTTCATGAAGGAAAAAATTGACGCTGGTGCTGAGTACATAGTGACACAAATGTTCTATGACAATAAACATTATTTTAATTTTGTTGAGCTTGCAAGAGAAATGGGAGTAACTGCACCAATCATTCCCGGGTTAAAAATTCTGACATCAAAAGTTCAGTTAAATACCATTCCGAAGAATTTTTATATCAATATTCCCGAAGCATTATCAGACGAAGTCCTTGCGGCAAAACCAGAACATGTAATTGACATCGGTGTTGAGTGGGCAGCAAAACAGGTTGAAGAATTACTTAACAAAAATGTTCCCGCAGTGCATTTTTATATTATGCAGAATTCAAAACCAATTATTAAACTGATGGAGAAAATAAAACTTTAGTTATGGTTACTGAGTTAATAAAAACAAAAAAATTGAAATGGGGTGTTGTGGGACTTGGAAGATTTGTCGAGAATTCTTTCCTTCCTGCAATCAAGTCTGTTCGGAAAAGTATAGTCGTTTCACTTTGCAGTCGTGACTTAAATCGTGCAAAAGAGTTATCACAAAAATTCGGTGTTCCAAATTACTTTAACAATTTTGATGAATTCCTGAAATCAGATATTGATGTTGTTTATGTTGCATCTGCAAATGCTTTCCATTATGAGCAGGTGATAAGAGCAGCCAATGCAGGCAAGCATATCTTTTGTGAAAAACCTTTAGCACTGAATTCACAACAGGCTGAAGAAATGGTTGAAGCAGCAAAAAAAAATAATGTTCAATTTGCTGTTAATTATGTACATCATTTTCATCCGCTGGTATTAAAAGCAAAAGAACTTCTTAAAGATCAAAAACTCGGGAAGCTTGTGTCTGTTCAGGTGAACTTCAATATTGATTTTCCGCCTGATAATAATTTCAGATTCAAAAAAGAGTTGAGCGGCGGCGGAGCTTTGCGCGATATTGGTACTCACATGATTGACCTGCTTAGATTTTTCGGCGGTGAAATCCTCGAAATTGACGGAGTTGTTGATAATCTTGTCTATCAAAGTGAAGTTGATGATTTTGCTTCTGCAATAGTAAAATTTGAAAAAGGTGGTTACGGATATTTCAATGTTTCTTATAACACCAGAAAAGCTTTCAACAGAATTGATATACTTTGTCATAAAGGTGCAATTGAAATTGAAAATCTGATCGGTAGAAAACTAATCGGACCGAAGCTTTCCATTCTGTTTGAAGGTGAAGCAAGAAAAAGTTTCAGGCGAAGAGGAAACAAAATGGTTTTTGTTCTGAAATCAATTCAGAAATCTTTTATGAGAAACGAAAAACCATTGGTTACAGGAGAAGATGGTCTTATCAATCTGAAGATAATGGAAGAGCTTGAACGGAAATGTCAGTTAAAGAACAAATAGTTAAAGTTTGTCATCTCGTTTATCAGAATAAATTTGTTGCCGCTTATGACGGAAATATTTCTGCAAGAACAGAAAATAATTCCTTGTACATAACCCGCTCTGGAATTTGTAAAGGAGATGTTACTATTGATGATATTATTGAAACCGATTATAATGGCAATATAATCAGTGGCAAAGGAAAGATTTCTACCGAGAACAAACTTCATCTTTATATTTATAAAAACAGAAAAGATGTTAATGCAGTTGTTCACTGTCATCCTGTTTATGCAACTGCTTTAGGTTTAGTGGAAGAAAATTTTCTTGAGCATTACTTTCCTGAGGTGCTCTTAACATTAGGAAAAATTCCGGTTTGTAAATATGCGACTCCTTCCACAAAAGAAGTAACAGATTCAATCAATGATTTTATTACTGATTCGAATGCATTTATACTTCAGAATCATGGCGCAGTAACAGTTGGAAGTTGTGTGATGGATGCTTATTACAAAATGGAAAAACTCGAGCACGCTGCAGAAACAATCTTCGTTGCAAAAGCGATTGGTAATCCCAGAAAACTTACTAAAAAAAATATAAGAGACTTGCTCTCAATTTCTGAAAGTACTTATGGAATTAAGTTAGATATAAACAAATTGCTGTAAGAAAGTTTTTTATGCAATCAAATCTTAGAATAATACTGCTCGTAGGCGGAACATCAACTGAAAGATATATTTCGAAGCTTTCATCAAAGTCAATTTATAATGCGCTTAATACCTTGGGACACGAAGTTATTTTGCTTGACCCTGCTTATGGTGATAATCAACCAACTGAACCTGAAAAGTTTTTTGATGAGAAAGATTTTGCTGAAATATCAAACTCTAACTATATCAAATGTTTTAACAGAAAGGAATTTGATTCAGCTGATTTAGTATTTATCGGGTTGCATGGTAAATGGGGTGAAGATGGAACTGTTCAGGCAATACTTGATCTGAAAGGTGTTAAGTACACCGGCTCTAAAACTTTGGCAAGCGCTGTTACGATGGATAAAATTCTCTCGAAAATTTTATTTGATAAATTTAATATTCCTACACCCAGATGGTTTTCATTCAACAACTGTGAAATGTCCTCTGAGGAAATTTCCGATAAGATAGAAAAAGAGCTGAGCTATCCGGCAATCATCAAACCAAATGATCAGGGTTCAACAGTAGGATTATCTATCTGCAGGAATAAAAATGATGTTAAGCTGGCACTTTCAGTTGCCAAGGATTATTCTGAAAAAATTCTTGTTGAGGAATTTATTCCCGGAAGAGAACTTACTGTTGGAGTACTTGGTGAAGATGCTTTACCTGTTCTCGAAATTAAACCAAAGCATGAGATTTATGATTATGAATGTAAATACACTTCCGGAATGAGTGAATATATTGTTCCTGCAGATATTCCTGAAAACATTGCTAAAGAATTACAGAGAGCTTCGCTTATTGCTTTCAAAGAACTTGAGTGTGAAGGTTACGCAAGAATTGATTTCCGGCTTTCACCGGAAAATAAATTCTATCTTCTGGAAATTAATACGCTACCGGGAATGACTTCCTTAAGTCTCGTTCCTAAAATGGCAAAAGCTGTTGGAATGTCTTTCGAACAGTTGATTGAAAGAATAATTGAACTGAGTTTATGAGCAACTTTTTTACAGATAACAAATTCAGATTTTTGCTTTTACTTGCAATAGTTTTTTTTGCCACATTGTATTTGCTGTTCAATAGCTATGGAGTCATAAAGTATGTCCGGCTGAAAAGTGAGCTTAATGAACTTAACAAAAAAATTGAGCAGCTTGAAAAGGAAAACAAAAATCTTGAATCTGAAATTGATTCAATCAAAAAAGGCTATCCATCCAAGATCGAAAAGATCGCCCGTGAAAAGTATGATATGATTAAACCTAATGAAAAGAAAATTGAATTTGAAGAAGAAGACTAAATGGATAAATCAAAAATACCTTCAGTACCACTTGCCGAAAGAATAAGACCAAAAACTATGTCAGATTTTGTTGGACAATCTCATCTGCTTGGTGAAGGTAAACCAATCAGATTAATGATTGAAAATGATACTTTGAGCTCATTCATTTTGTGGGGTCCACCGGGAAGTGGTAAGACAACTATCGCAAGAATTATTGCAAATCAAACTCAATCGGAATTCTTCAGCCTGAATGCTGTTTCGAGCGGAGTAAAGGATGTGCGTCATGTAATTGAACTTGCTGAACAGAATAAAAAAATCGGTAAACGAACAATTCTCTTTATCGATGAAATTCATCGTTTTAATAAAGCACAACAGGATGCGTTGCTTCATTCCATTGAATCAGGTTTGCTTATACTTATCGGTGCTACCACTGAAAATCCATCATTTGAAGTTATCCCAGCTCTTCGTTCGAGAGCGAGAGTTTTTGTACTGAATGAATTATCAAAAGATGATTTGCTGAAAATTATTGATTATGCTTTGGAAAAAGATGAATTGCTTTCATCACTAAATATCAAATCAATTGACAGAGAATTTCTTATCTATCTTTCTGGTGGTGATGCACGAATATTACTTAATATTCTTGAAGCATCCTCAATTCAGGAAATGAACAAAGGAGAAATAATCCTAACGAAAGAAATTTTTGAGAATGTAGTCCAGCGAAAAAATATCATTTATGATAAAGCTGGTGAAGAACATTATAATGTTATCTCCGCTTTCATAAAAAGCATCAGAGGCAGTGACCCGGATGCTGCACTTTATTGGTTGGCGAGAATGATTGAAGGTGGAGAAGATCCTCTGTTTATTGCAAGAAGATTAGTTATTCTTGCATCAGAAGATATTGGTAATGCATCACCGAATGCATTGGTACTTGCAGAAGCAGCATTTAGCGCTGTTGATAAAATTGGAATGCCTGAAGCAAGAATCATTCTAGCTCAGTGTGTTACTTATCTTGCATCAGCTCCGAAAAGTAATGCTTCTTACCTTGGAATAGAAAAAGCGCTTGAAGAGGTAAGAAAAAATCCTGTTGCTCAGGTTCCTTTACATTTAAGAAATGCTCCGACAAAACTGATGAAAGAATTTGGTTACGGTTCTGAGTATAAATATGCACACGATTATCAAGACCATTTCGTTGAAGAAAATTATCTGCCTGATGAATTAGTCGGAAAGCAATTCTATCTTCCGACAGAACAAGGTCAGGAAAAGAAAATCAAAGAGTGGTTAAAATCATTGTGGAAAAAGAAAAAGAAGTACTAAAATCAGATATCTATTTTGAATTCATCTAAAAGTTATATCAATCCGAAAACTTTACCTGGCAATTGCTTCACCAATCCTTTAAACTCCAGCGAAAGCAGATGGACAAGACAATCTGATGTTGAAAGATTTGTCAGTTCTGATATTTTGTCTATATGAAGTGGCTCGTTTGTTAATGAGTTATAAATTTTTTCTTCAAACATATTCAAATCTTTTTCTGGTTTCGGAATATTCTTACCAATTACAGGTTTTAATTTCAATTCTAATTCAGTTAGAATATCCTCAGCAGAAATAATCAACTCAGCTTCACCTCTTTGAATAAGAAGATTCGTTCCTTCTGATTGTCTGATTCCAAGATTTCCGGGAACAGCAAATACCTCACGATTTTGGTCAAGTGCTAACCTTGCAGTTTGCATCGCACCACCATTAATTCCTGTTTCTACAACCAAAGTTCCGAGTGAAATCCCGGAGATTATTCTGTTTCTTTTAGGAAAGTTTACTGCATCAGGTTTTGTCCCAAGATTAAATTCGGAAATTATTACTCCTCTTTCTGAAATTTCATCAAACAACTTTTTATTCTCAGGTGGATAAATCACATCTAAACCGGAACCGATTATTGCAATTGTCCTGCTGTTATTTTTCAAGGCAGTTTTATGAGCAATAGAATCAATTCCTCGGGCAAGTCCGCTTACAATAGTTATTCCTTGTGCAGCTAAATCAGAAACTATTCTTTCTGTTTGAAGTTTTCCGTAATTGGTTGGCGATCTTGTTCCAACTACGGCAATTGAATAGTTATCTCTTTCATCAAATGCGCCTTTAACATAAAGCATTAGGGGCGGATCATAAATTTTTTTAAGCAATGGTGGATAATCTTCATCCCAGACAGTAACTATTCTTCCACCAAGCTTTTTGAGTTTTGCAAGCTCATCTTCAACAAAAGATTTCATTTCATTTCTGTGTGAAGAAATCTTTTTTATTCTTGAACTTAATTCTTTACTAATTCCTTCTACTTCCTGCAATTCGTTTATTGATGCATTAAGAATATTATGAAGATTTCTGAACTTTGAAAGAAGGGTTCTGATTTTGGCGGGACCAATTCGTTCTACTGAAAGAAGCAGAAACAAATCAACTAATTGATCAAAAGAAAGTTTACCCAATTTAAGTTAGATTTTTATTGGCTATTTACTTCAGTGTTCTGATTTTTCTTTCTTCGATAAACGATTGCAAGCGGAAATACAATAACATAAGCGATGAATAAAATTATTGGTGAATAATGCAAAGACTCATTGCTATTCCATGGACCAATACTCATAAAATAATATCCGATAATTGCGACAACAATTCCCGCAATCAGAAATAGATAATTATTCTTTCCCCAATAAATGCTAAAGGGTGAAGGTAATTTCTTTGCTGATTTTACTGAAGCACGTTTTTTAATTTTGGACATAATAAACTCCTTTAATTCAACAGCAAATATAAAATAAAACCCGGTGACGGGGAATCACCGGGCCCGACTCTGCTTCATCAAAGGGCAGGGGAGAACCCTTTGAAAGAGTCGCTTGAAAAATAATCCGTTATTCTATGCTTGTCAAGAGGCAAATATTATTTGCTAATCTGATATACTATCTTGCGAATAGTATCAAACTGCAAATAAGGATATTCGGCTCTTATAGCATCAATTGCATCTCCTGCAGAAACTTTGCTGGCACGCAATTGTTTGAATTTTTTCCTTATCTGATAATCTCTAACGGCTTTTTCATCAATCAAGCCGTGAGAGTTCAGCAACTCATAAATTTCATCACTGATAAGTTCAGATAACGGATTTTCTACTTTTGCTTTGATTTCTTTCATCGCTCGATCCTCCTTTGGTTTTTATGGATACTTTTACCTGATAAACCGTAGCAGTGTTTCTGAATAAATCCTCCTTGTTTTATCTGAATAACAAAAAACCGATAAGAGAAATTCCCAAATCGGCGGAAATTTGCTACTATTTTAATCCGGTCAAAAAATTAGACGAACAAAAATTAAAAAAGTAGCAAATCAGTGATAAAATTTATTCCTTTTGTTAAATACTGATACAAATATTCCTATTTCTTAGGATAAAGTCAAGAAGGGAAGGGAAAATTATTTAATTGCAATTTTTAATTTATGAATATCAGAAAATGAATTGTAATATCTTTTTCAAAAATGTTAACTTTGAAAGAAAAATAATTTACAATTAAACAAAAATATTTTTTTATGACTGAAATTAACCAAGAGAAGAAAACTGTATTTTCTGATTATCTTTTTATACTCTTCAGATGGAAGAAATTCATACTTATCAATACTTTCTTGATCCTAATCTTATTCACTATAATTGCTTTCATAATTCCGAAACAGTACAAGGCATCTGCAACAATAATGATACCTCCGGACAATCAAAATGCTTTTGGTGGGCTATCAAGTTTGTTAGGCGGTAAGACCTCACTTTCGGCAATGGGTTCAAGAATTTTTGGATTATCAAGTACATCAGAAGATGTACTACTAGGGATTCTAAACAGTAGAACTGCTTTAGCAAAAGTTATTACTAGATTTGATTTGATGAAATATTATGATATCAATGATAATAACTTCGATAAAGTACTTAAAGAATTTAAAGCTGATTATTCAGCTGATCCGAATGAATATGGAATGATTGATATTACAGTTATTAATAAAGACCCCAAAATTGCAGCAGATATCGCAAATTATTTTGCATTTCTGGTGGATAGTTTGAATATTGTTTATACAACTGAAAGAGCCAAAAATAATAGGCTATTTGTTGAGCAAAGATATTTGAAAAATATTGAAGATTTGCGGACGGCGGAGGATTCGCTTTATAAATTCCAAAAAAAATATGGAATTGTAGCAGTTCCTGAACAACTTGAGGTTACAATAAAGGCAGCGGCAGAAATTGAGACACAATTAAATCGAAAAGAAATTGAGGCGTTCTTTATTAAACAGCAATTTGGTGAAGATTCGCCCCAATATATGTTGGTTAAACAGGAGTTAAACTTATTAAAGAAAAAAGTTCAAGAATTAAAAAATTCCAATGAATTAGCAACAACTTCCAATGTTCTTTTTCCTTTTAAGACAATGCCAGATATAGCAATACAATACCTGAGGGTTTATAGAGATGTCCAAATTCAACAATCAATTTTAGAATTTGTTCTTCCAATGTATGAGCAATCCAAAGTCGAAGAACAGAAAAGCACTCCAACGGTAATGGTAATTGATAAAGCAATACCACCAGAATTGAAGTTTAGTCCCAAAAGGTCTGTAATAATTCTCGGGCCTACTTTGCTATTTTTTCTGTTCTTAATTCCAATGGTGTTTTGGTTGGAAAGAAATATTTCTTTGTCTGAATTTAATAATCCATTGCAACAAAAATTCAAGATTTGGGCGGAGAAGACAAGAAAGTTTTATAAAATAAAACCCTAGCGTATGAGTGTTATACTAGTCCTCTTTTTTCTTGTATCAGGAATTATTGGCGGGAGATATATTTTCAAAGCCTGGATGAATTCCTTAACAGTTTACTCTTTTGTAATGGGTGGGCTTACATTTCTATATGAGTTAAAATTATTGCCATATCCGGAATTATCATTTATTAGTTGGTTCTATATTATTTCATCCTCAATAGCTTTTTTTATAGGAATAATCAGTGTCATTTTTGCAAAAAAACTTTTTCCCTCTCGAGCTGAAAATTTGAGAATTAAAGTTAGTGATATGCCAATCTTTAAAGATGACGGCAAAGTCTTAAAGTATTCTGTTATCTTTTTTAGTCTGGTAGGATTATTTGTTGCACTTCACAGATGGTATATTATGATAAATATATTTGGTAGCATTCCTTCAGTATTCATAAACGCAGCTTGGGTTTACAGAATTAATGTTAAGGGTGAAATAAAAGAATTTATTCCGATTCTTCCTTCGTTTGTTTATGTGGGTGTTTTCCTTTCTGCTATTTATACTGCTTATCGTGGCAAATTTTCCTTTCTTTCTTTCTTCCCGATCATTTGTATAATCCTCAAAGAACTAACATATTTTGGAAGAGGAGAAATGTTATTTTCAACCTTAGAATTTTTATTTACCTTCTTTCTGTTTAGAAATCTTTTAAACCGTGAAGATATTAAGTTTAAATTTTCAAGAAAAAATGCCGGCTTTGCTATCTTATTACTTATAATTCTTGTCATCACTGCTGCTTCAGTTGTTCGAACCTCGAGGGGTATTAAAGAAAATTTTAGAGGCGCTACTAAAGAATTAAAGCAGCTAGAAGAAAATCTTATACTGACACCGTCAGTTTACTTTTATTTAAGCAGTGATTTAGGAGTGCTAAATCAGTATCTCTTTAAAGAAACTGAAGAAGCAAATTTCGGAGAAAATACATTCAGAGGTGTCTATTATTTACTCTCAAAAATAAAAATTGTGGATGAACCGCCTTTTTTTCAGAAAGGATATTTCATACCTTTTTGGTCCAATACAGGAACTTTTATTAGGGAAATACATGCAGACTTTGGTCTTCTTGGTGTGATTTTGGTCCCGTTCTTTTTAGGTGTATTATTGACTTATCTCTGGTTTAGATTTTTTGAAGAAAAAAATTTGATTGTATTAACTGTTTTAGTTTACTTAAATCTGATAATTGCATTTTCTTTCCTCGTGATGGTAACCCGATTAAATCAATGGTTTCTTAGTCAATTCCTAATAATTTTATTTCTCCCTGTAATTAATAAATTAGCTTCAAAAAAGATTCTAAATTAAGTTTTGGATGACCTGACGAAAAATACAAATCAAATCAAAGTTAAGAGGATCGCATTTAATTATATCTATAATCTTTTAGGTTATGGAATTCCACTACTTCTTGCATTATTTCTGATCCCAATTCTTCTGAGTAAGCTTGGCACAGACAAATTTGGTGTTTTAAACCTTGCCTGGATTGTTATCGGTTACTTTGGATTCTTTGATTTGGGCATCGGCAGGGCTTTAACAAAAATTATTTCCGAGAAAATTGGTCTCAACCAACTATCTGATATTCCTGCTTTTTTCTGGACTTCATTAATTGTAATGTTAATGTTTAGTTCATTTGTTTCTGTATGTCTTTTTTTGTTATCTGAAAAGATAATATTAAGTCTTTTAAAGATTCCTGTTGAAATACAATCCGAATCAATCAA contains:
- a CDS encoding D-alanine--D-alanine ligase family protein; this encodes MQSNLRIILLVGGTSTERYISKLSSKSIYNALNTLGHEVILLDPAYGDNQPTEPEKFFDEKDFAEISNSNYIKCFNRKEFDSADLVFIGLHGKWGEDGTVQAILDLKGVKYTGSKTLASAVTMDKILSKILFDKFNIPTPRWFSFNNCEMSSEEISDKIEKELSYPAIIKPNDQGSTVGLSICRNKNDVKLALSVAKDYSEKILVEEFIPGRELTVGVLGEDALPVLEIKPKHEIYDYECKYTSGMSEYIVPADIPENIAKELQRASLIAFKELECEGYARIDFRLSPENKFYLLEINTLPGMTSLSLVPKMAKAVGMSFEQLIERIIELSL
- a CDS encoding FtsB family cell division protein is translated as MSNFFTDNKFRFLLLLAIVFFATLYLLFNSYGVIKYVRLKSELNELNKKIEQLEKENKNLESEIDSIKKGYPSKIEKIAREKYDMIKPNEKKIEFEEED
- a CDS encoding replication-associated recombination protein A, with protein sequence MDKSKIPSVPLAERIRPKTMSDFVGQSHLLGEGKPIRLMIENDTLSSFILWGPPGSGKTTIARIIANQTQSEFFSLNAVSSGVKDVRHVIELAEQNKKIGKRTILFIDEIHRFNKAQQDALLHSIESGLLILIGATTENPSFEVIPALRSRARVFVLNELSKDDLLKIIDYALEKDELLSSLNIKSIDREFLIYLSGGDARILLNILEASSIQEMNKGEIILTKEIFENVVQRKNIIYDKAGEEHYNVISAFIKSIRGSDPDAALYWLARMIEGGEDPLFIARRLVILASEDIGNASPNALVLAEAAFSAVDKIGMPEARIILAQCVTYLASAPKSNASYLGIEKALEEVRKNPVAQVPLHLRNAPTKLMKEFGYGSEYKYAHDYQDHFVEENYLPDELVGKQFYLPTEQGQEKKIKEWLKSLWKKKKKY
- the dprA gene encoding DNA-processing protein DprA, whose translation is MGKLSFDQLVDLFLLLSVERIGPAKIRTLLSKFRNLHNILNASINELQEVEGISKELSSRIKKISSHRNEMKSFVEDELAKLKKLGGRIVTVWDEDYPPLLKKIYDPPLMLYVKGAFDERDNYSIAVVGTRSPTNYGKLQTERIVSDLAAQGITIVSGLARGIDSIAHKTALKNNSRTIAIIGSGLDVIYPPENKKLFDEISERGVIISEFNLGTKPDAVNFPKRNRIISGISLGTLVVETGINGGAMQTARLALDQNREVFAVPGNLGIRQSEGTNLLIQRGEAELIISAEDILTELELKLKPVIGKNIPKPEKDLNMFEEKIYNSLTNEPLHIDKISELTNLSTSDCLVHLLSLEFKGLVKQLPGKVFGLI
- a CDS encoding GumC family protein; amino-acid sequence: MTEINQEKKTVFSDYLFILFRWKKFILINTFLILILFTIIAFIIPKQYKASATIMIPPDNQNAFGGLSSLLGGKTSLSAMGSRIFGLSSTSEDVLLGILNSRTALAKVITRFDLMKYYDINDNNFDKVLKEFKADYSADPNEYGMIDITVINKDPKIAADIANYFAFLVDSLNIVYTTERAKNNRLFVEQRYLKNIEDLRTAEDSLYKFQKKYGIVAVPEQLEVTIKAAAEIETQLNRKEIEAFFIKQQFGEDSPQYMLVKQELNLLKKKVQELKNSNELATTSNVLFPFKTMPDIAIQYLRVYRDVQIQQSILEFVLPMYEQSKVEEQKSTPTVMVIDKAIPPELKFSPKRSVIILGPTLLFFLFLIPMVFWLERNISLSEFNNPLQQKFKIWAEKTRKFYKIKP
- a CDS encoding O-antigen polymerase; the encoded protein is MNSLTVYSFVMGGLTFLYELKLLPYPELSFISWFYIISSSIAFFIGIISVIFAKKLFPSRAENLRIKVSDMPIFKDDGKVLKYSVIFFSLVGLFVALHRWYIMINIFGSIPSVFINAAWVYRINVKGEIKEFIPILPSFVYVGVFLSAIYTAYRGKFSFLSFFPIICIILKELTYFGRGEMLFSTLEFLFTFFLFRNLLNREDIKFKFSRKNAGFAILLLIILVITAASVVRTSRGIKENFRGATKELKQLEENLILTPSVYFYLSSDLGVLNQYLFKETEEANFGENTFRGVYYLLSKIKIVDEPPFFQKGYFIPFWSNTGTFIREIHADFGLLGVILVPFFLGVLLTYLWFRFFEEKNLIVLTVLVYLNLIIAFSFLVMVTRLNQWFLSQFLIILFLPVINKLASKKILN